TGTAGCGCTGGAGCCCCAGCCCTGGCACCCGCGTGGCCATGGTCTTCCGGTGGAAGATCTTGCGCGCCCGCTCGAAGAACTGCGTGAGCGTCAGCGGGTAGTCCATGATCAGACCCTTCATTTGGCCATCTCCCCCAAGTCCTCCGACGTGGCACAGCGGAACCCGATGAAGTGGTGGCCGCGGGCCACGCCCCTGTACTCGTAATGGCGGCGGAACGTCACGCGCAGCGTCTCGAGCGGATCGTCGTGGCTCGCTCCGCGCACGACGCGGCGGGCGAAGCGCCCGGCGGCCTCGCGCCCGTCACCCGCCACGTACGGGTAGGGGCGGTACTCGCTCGCCGTCCACTCTCTCACGTTGCCCAGCATGTCCTGGACGCGATCCGGGCTCTCGCCTCCGGGTGTCGTCGCGCTGACGGGCGCCGTCGCGTTGTACGCGCGGCCGTAGATCGCGCGAGCGGGCGTCGGCGCCGCGTCGCCCCACGGGTAGCGGCGCTTGTCCGGGCCGCGCGCCGCCTTCTCCCACTCGGCTTCCGTCGGCAGGCGCAGACTCTTCCAGAGGCAGTAGTCCCGCGCGCCGAACCAGCTCACTTCCACGGCCGGGTGATTCTCGAAGCCGGGATCGGCCGCGTAGGGACCCGCGGGTCCGCGTCCCGGCCCCCCGCGTCGCTGCCCGTGGATTCGCACGTCCGCATCGTCCCAGTCGAAGTAGTCCTCGCCTTCGGGGCTCTTGGCGCCCCGGGCGTTGAGGAACCGGACGAACTCGGCGCTGG
This genomic window from Candidatus Methylomirabilota bacterium contains:
- a CDS encoding SUMF1/EgtB/PvdO family nonheme iron enzyme, whose protein sequence is MTRGLALGVVLALLPGPAAADGIMLIQAGAFWMGSDTDEPNEAPLHRVYVRDFWIDRHKVTSAEFVRFLNARGAKSPEGEDYFDWDDADVRIHGQRRGGPGRGPAGPYAADPGFENHPAVEVSWFGARDYCLWKSLRLPTEAEWEKAARGPDKRRYPWGDAAPTPARAIYGRAYNATAPVSATTPGGESPDRVQDMLGNVREWTASEYRPYPYVAGDGREAAGRFARRVVRGASHDDPLETLRVTFRRHYEYRGVARGHHFIGFRCATSEDLGEMAK